ATAGCATTCCATCCTGCTAGCATAATTATGCACTCCACAACCCAATCTGTTTAGAGATTAAACACTACTAACATTTCATACAAATTCattggttttattttatttaacttgatcgatcatattaattaataaatataagcTGGTACCTATTGCAAATCCAGTCTCCGGTTTTCCATCCTGGAACAACAGCGGTATCATATCCATAACACGTTGCAGTTGATGCGGCCATCATAGTAGTATAATCTTTATGTGCACCACATCTATAACACGCGGTCCTACTAGCGTAATTATGTGTCCCACAGTTGAATGTCGCACAATACCAGTCCCCAGCCAAGACCTCCGTTCTGTTCATCCCGTAAGATGAAACCTCATCAGGGCTCGCAAATTTGGGACAATGACATCTTTGACAACTGTCACGTTTCTTGAAATTCATATGTTGACATGCCGCGCACATCCAATCTCCACTGCTCATTTTCTCTAGCTAGTAAATGTTTTAGAACCTGAAAAATGCCAacaaattaatgttttttttttccatcatcTTAATTAAGCTACAATcaactatatatgtatgataCACAACGTACtacaaaattatgttttcaaaatatGGCAAAGTGTCACATTTTAACTACTCTAAAACCGGACAATCTCCAAATAAAGTACTAACCTCTTGAGAATGTTACGTATTGATATTTGTAATGAAGGAAGAATGAAGCAAAATGCAAAGGAATAGATGGTATGACAATTTTTGAGTTGGTGATTTTCTGATTGAAACTTGAATGGTTTATATAGTTGCCAAAAGATTCTAAAGCGTGGGACCCATGTAAAAACTGAAATGCAGTAATTAATTATCTCCTTCTATTTTCTAGACATCTATATCATAGTGTTGTTGTCATATGGTCTCCTCGAATGGGATTCTAAAAGCAGCAAAAGTTCCATTTTCATGTAGATAAACCTTTGTATAAAGTTTTATCTTGGTTCAGATAAACCTTCCTCACTTTGATCATATTTGATCCCTACAAACTGAATTTGAATCCACTTGAAATTAGCTTACTAGTGTACAAATTTAGCTTCCATAAATTAATAACTTCCAATAGATGTTTTGGAGTACTTGAAACCACAAATCATAAGTTAGAGTGAGGTAACAACATAATCCTGTTCGGTGGTGTTCGAAGCTATATAGTGATCAATGTTCGTCATAAAATATCcacaatatctatataattttatattttattattagttttatatatttgtttagttTGAAAGGTAAATAATAACCTAAAACTActgtaatttaatttaatttgtacatttttaatgtttttcagTATCATGTTCGGCGACTCCGCCACTAATCATGCCTAACTATTACATGCACCACTAAATAATACGGCGCGAGTATTTATAATCATGTAGAAAAGTAAGCTTTTTATAAGCGTGAACATCTAAATTCACATTTATAAGTACTATGCGCAATGCGGCAGTGGTCATGACGACAACGTATGTAGTGGtgggggcgactgttggtgaTAGATGAGACGTTGAGTGGTGTAAACAATTTATGTAAAAAGGttaatatagatattttaaCCTTATAAAGGATTGATGATacatataatttaatcattaacaTTTAGGGTAGTGTAgttgaatatattttaaagggtgttaagtaaatatattacatattttcagcacttctaaaaataaaatgttatgacTATTATAATCTATACTTGttataaaacaaacttaacCTCTCTCATTTAAATTTAAGAACATGATATGTCTAATTTACCCTCCAgcttaataaatttttatttctattttatatagtgtgattaaaatacccttaaaaaaattcaacctcTATATATCTCTCCTTTACGTACGTAGAAACAAAcagaaaaaaaccctaattcacaATTTGTCTCTTCATCCCCTTTTCACATCCCACACAAAAATTCATTACATCACAGACCGCAATGAATATATTTTTACGTTAATAATTATACTGTCACCGTCTCACCACCGCTGTGTTGCACGGACacctatatatattgatgtatattattaattattttgacATTGAAAAAATCAACATTTACAAGTGCGCATGTGTTAAAAAGTAGTGAGATTTACTTGTAACAAATTTCTTTGTACAATTTTAGAATTTGGAAGCAAAATTGACCTCACTTTCTAAATGGAGCTTTTGATTCAACATAACTAGTAAACATTTTTATGTTTGAACAATATTTATCTAATCAATTTCTTACATGACTTTTCTCCACGTACAACGTTTTATTTCCACACACATTTAAGTATGgaaatatgaataaaaatatatggacagttgaaaatattcttcagtttttttttgaaaggtgaatttcgctgaaaacttcgtATCGCAGAGGTCTAttatacgttgtcttaatcggatccacgctagagagctccctcgaagtaaaAATACCTATTTCATACACGTACAATGTTTTATTTCAACTTATTTTTAGTGGATTTCATTATTCAACTTTACCGTTTTAGTGGATTACATCCTTTTGAGGGatgtaattaaatattaaaaacatttgAACACTTTTCATGTTTTTCATCCCTCAAAAGGATTTAATCCACTAAAAAGGTAAAGATGAAGGACAAAACACACTAAAAATAAGTTACATGGATGAAAACCACAAAAATGTGTAAACCACGAGGATGATTTGTGCAATTAACTCAATTTtctttataaagaaaaatcaaaCACCCCTAGATATATCAACAGTTGAACACCACCTTAATAAATTTACGTTGGTCACCACACGATGTCACTATCCAAAAACGGATATCACGCTGAAAACCTGATTTAATTAGCATGGTTCATGCTGAAACAATATGTCACATTGTCCAATCTCACTACTAGCTAGAATCCTGCCATATTCTGACGGAATAGCGAACCTATGGACTTCCGAAATAAATATGGGGAAAATgttttatgttaaaatttggcattgggtaacaccaccaggtcaacggTCAACCCCACCAGGGTATTAACGGCGACGTCGCCATTAATAGTGGGACCCCCGACAAACTGCAACGCTGCCTGACAGACCACTAAGGTCGAATGGCACGTCATCACTATtaacaaagataaaaacaaGAGTGTTGTACTATATGAATTTGCAAATCTCAAATAGTATACACATTATGATCGGCCATTGTTCTTGATCTAATGATCTAccaacaatataattaaaaaaaaacatttttttgcCTAAGATAATACCAAAATACCCACGGTTACGCGCTTTTGCCTGGTAAGTTACGCGCTTTgtaaaatttatgtcaaattgATTTATAGAATTTGTGACAGATTTCCCATCAGTTGGAAATATGTGGGAAAAATTATGGAGTTTTCCTATTATCCTTCGAAAATTTGTCGGAATGTTATAATTGGCACCTCATTAGTCGCTATTTTACAATAAAACCATATCATTGAAAAAAATCGTAGTAgggaaacttttttttttccgaacatttgTAGTAGGGAACTCATAGAGTTGTCTTGTGTATTATTAGCAGGGCGTTAAATGACAGATCCGATCTTAGGAAATATATGTCACACATTAATATCACCAAgttaaaaaaaagcaaaaaaaaaataaaattgtttatattattttattttatcattactagcacggtacccgcgctatgcggcggtggtcgtggcgaCGACGGTTTGATggttggacgactgttggtggtggagcggcggtgaattgtgtatataattgatgtaaaaggttaatggacatattttaaatgataaaggactgacagtgtaatttaatcattaatgttaacaagatagtgtatatgaaagtattttaaggggtgttaagtgaaaatattacatattttcaacattaccaaaaataaaaagagctatttttttataatatagtatagattattttattattattattattattattattattattattttaaaatggaGGTGACAATGTATCAAAGAACAAATTTTCCAGGATTAAAGTTTCATGAACAACACACACCCCCTCTTTACATGATTCGACTTACATTATTTGTGCAAAAAGGTTTCCATTATATTATTCTCTTTCTCacaatttttactttttgtaatACATCGTGagttttttaatgtaaatttgaAAGGTGAGAAATGCATGCATGATaccatattttattttgattttattgctTTCTCGCTTTGGTCTTACGATTTACGAAAGCATGGAGATGCATGTATATACATTTATACAGTGTATTAACAAATGGGAAATACTCAACAAACAAACATTTACAAACAATCTTTATTAACTGAGTTGTCACAATAAATGACTTTTGATTTTTCTCTTTCTTGATTCTCTCTCCATATATGATAGGTCCATGTTTAAACTATATATTGCTCAAATTGGAACTATGTATACCTACACAAGAAAGATTTATTTGTTAAGGTATATATAGTTTCAATTTAAACTATTTCTTACATATAAGAAGATAAATTCTATTTCCCATTCCATGTAGGAATAAGTTCCTTATataacaacaatatatgcaCCATCACAAAGTTCTTATTCTTCTTCTCCCCTGATTATTTTTAGGCAATAATTCATATCCCCCACTTCAAGATTCAATCTTGCTATCACTTTAAAACTTTTGGTGTGAATTTCATACAATCTAATTAGTGTATAATTGGcatattttaagttcacaacaaaattatttttgaaccGGCTCAAAGAGATTATGAGCTCCGTCTCTGACCACATcgtataatatttgatttttttacggTATTTTGAGAATTTATTCCATACCTCCCTTGTGGGTACAAGAAAAATTATGGGGTTTGAAGATCTGTTAAAATTCCCAAAATAAGAATATACTTATATGGAGGACCATAAAAAGGTTCTTGATCACTTGAGGGTTTGAGGCACTAATTAATTGGTCAACATATTGCTATTGCTGACAAGACAAGCTTTAGTTGTTTTGATTCCACGCGGTGGACTCGGATGCTTGGGTGTGATCCTAGGATTGGATAATAAAGAATCCTAGTCAGCATACTACTTTGGACATGATGAATATTCCAAGACATTAGGAAGAGGGAGTTTGAAGAATAATGGAGTCATTTTGTCCCTCAATAATAATTCAAAGAATCCATATCAAGTCATGTGATGCAGCAAATAGCCGCTGCTTTTTATGATGGGaatattctttttttcctttttcagatTTAAGCTACGTTATCTTTCTATCAAATATGGTATGTGACCCCCTCATAGTCCATATGTAATGACAGCTTTGAAATTTAAGTGTATAAATAGAGTCAGGAAGGATTTTGTTTATAGATGACacttataacaataacaaaaccATACGGAGTATTATTTATAATTCGGTCTATCAACTAATTATTAGAATCAAGACAATTTCCTCCCTCCGGACCTCCCTTACCCATCAACCGTTGATCGACTCCAAGTATTGATGAGAAAATATGATGAGGTGTCAAATCATCATCAATTCACTACTCTTTTACACAACTTAATTTTTATTGCTGTAAAACATTTGTAATACATACAACTTCGATcactaaatttaataaataggTTTCACATTAACTTTGTGGGTTTAAGATTCCATCTCACATAGATCCTGACTTTGTCGATCTTAACAGTtaagacaaaagaaaaaaaagattgaaatgGGTCAAAGCGACCTATCGTGTCACAAATAATGTAAACATGTATAGACATGAATTCAGTATACCGACAATTTTTACTATCTTAATTACCTTATAAGACATTTGATCCCCttcattttctcaaaaagaaCTTGATATACCCAAACTACCctcttcttttattaattaatttagatatcttcatctaatatacttataatacccctaataaaattatttataatatacattCTTCAACCCCTAAAATAACGAAACTAcgttcttttatataaattaattttacattaataaccacctCCGTCGCCGCCACTGTCACTACCACCATTATCATCGTCGTATCGCGTGGGCATGTGACTATTGTTAGTAATGCATATAGTATAAGACTACAAATGACCAGGGAGGATTGCAGCTTGGGGATAGCGGGGCCGATCAGCTGCCTCCACTTCAATTTTAGtacaatatatttttcaaattaagtaagaaaaaataagtaggaaataaatacaaatgttaGCTTCGTGGTCAACTTGTCAttgaaagattaaaaaaaaaatctagttgttttgatttttaatagaaaaaatgaagtatagtttaaaaaaaaaaattcgttgTTTGGGTATGTAAATTAAATGTGTAGTACACTATAGTGGAACTGTTTATAGAaaattcattttctttcaaattattatatgtatattaattacaaacaattaattataattatcataatgtagagaaatatatatatataagctaattatatccaaagaaatatattttttgggtttcaTGCATTATACGATTGAatatgttttcatttaataagaccttgTTTGATACGTGtgatcattatttatttttaaaaaactagtatttttaaatatgagtgttaGACCCGGTGTTgataacaaattcttttgagggtccATTTCCAATTTTCGAGTGAGGgccttttttttaattcttatatACGACTCTTATAAGTATGTCAgacaacttttaaaattatacaCTTGTAAAAAAATTTCTGGATCCATCTTTGCAGATGACACTCCAAAGTACTTACAGTACTAAAACTCAGACAATGTTTATGACCTTGAACGTCAGAGTTTTTTTCTAAAGTAGTGTAGTTGATaaacttatttaccaaattagtatagtttcaaaaatatttacaaaattagtatagttataaaaaaaaattctaacacttttttattgtttataattCGTTTGATTTGAAACCTTTTTGCTATTTGTTTATTACAGTAGTATACAAGATATGATGTAATTTTGTTATGTTTGATTTATTCTGAAAATGGTCCTGCATAACATTTTACAACCTTGTATCAtgcttttattttgttaaaattttaacatgCGATTATAAATTCATTGATTATTTTAGTACTGATGATGTGTCTACAACATCATAACTGGGTATTCTTATAGAAATCTATTCAATTTCATGTTAAAATCACAATACCAAGAAACAATATTTGGAGTAACTGAGGACTTAAACTCATAAACTTGTTGATGACATAGATGAACCACCGGTTTGCTAAGTATATTCATTAGATGAGAATGTGACAATGAGTCATCTGATCTACTTATTTAAACAATCAGATATAAGTTATGCAGTCCTTCACTGATTATCTCAGTGGTTGAACACCCGGACTTTTGTCCAAGAGGTCACAGGTTCGATACTCTCGGCTTGTGATTGCCGGCCAGGATTTTGTTCTGGCTTTCGTGGAGCTTTTACCAGGTGGAGCGGGCGGGGGAGGGGATCGGGTAGGTCTATAGTATCTAGTCCGGATACCTGTGATCCGACCCTTGttgttctaaaaataaaaaaaaaagatataagttACGCAATAACTAAATTTCCATAGGAACGCTTTAAATATTGGAAATGAGAAACCAATACAATTTATTGCAATACTTGTTTAgtaatatatacaataaaacatatatttggtTACCATATATaatgcttttatatataagttgtaATGCAATCAGGTGGGTTCAAGTGTTCAACCGTAAATTTATAGAAAATCTTGTTTTTGTCAAATATTGAATAATATTGTGAAATTATACTAAtttagtaattatttttaaaattatactaaTTTAGTAAATAAATTTACTCACTACATTACTTTGAAAAAAAACTCTTGAACGTCATTCATAATTTCCTCATTACCAATACTATCTAATGCATATTTTTCGATGTACTCTTCTTCTGCTTTTGACTTTTGTCTCGGTTGTGATGAGTTTTTCTTATATGGGttaaatagataaaatattaaatgtgTTGATGGGCTACACATATACTTGAATTAATTCAAgtacaaattaaacattttgtTTCGAAAAATATCAGagtaaattaaaacataagttcTCGAAAAAAGTATCAAATTTTGAAACTGGGcttgtttatttttctaatcattaagtgactgaatttaTTAAGTGatttagtgaataaataatgtctatatggattaagtcaatgtaattgttttttatttattaaattgtgAAAACAAACCCTTCTGATTACctaataaattaagtatttttgataaCAAACACCTAAAGCAGGTTCTAAAATCTTTCACTAGTAGTTACTACAGAACCACCATTGCTTTTCCCAACAGCACCCTTTTTCCGTTGATCGCAACTTTTAGGTCCGGAAAGTCTTTCACTTAACGGGGTATACTTTGTACCTTCTGGCCCATTTCCAAGATATGGTCACCATATCTTCACACTCATAAATACTTCGTGATTCATATATTTTTCACATACACAAGGTAATTCTATCAAGTCTTACTATGTATTATGAGATCTATTTTACAcgtcttttatttaatatcaacACTCATTCAATTCTATTtccattttattttctattaatGGTAtcgtactcgcgcaatgcggcggtggtcgggGTAACAATGTTGTGGTGGGGGCGATTGTTGATGGTGGAGGCGACGTCGAATggtgtatataattgatataaaattgaattaaatagttaatgaatataatttaaaagataaatgattaatagtgtaattaaatcattaatgttaaggggattatgtacataaaaatattttaaggggtactaagtgaaaatattacatagtaTAAATATAGGATGACCTTTTAAACATTTCcccatttaacttttaaattactAATTAGTATAGATTACCAATTCGGGTCAGTTACATCTATTCAAAGGGTATTAGAGTCAGAGCCGGCTTAATAGTTTTATGGGTTTAGGCATGGGCCTAAGGCCCGCGAATAACAAAGGCCCCCAAATTTTCAATAGTTCAGCCTATAACTACACGATTACAACTAGATTTTGCCTAAaggttaataatttttatagttaGGGCTTGAAAGCATCTCCTTTGTCTATGAACAACAATCAACACTTTTCTTGGAAATCAAAGTTCTATTACTCTGTTAGAAAAATTCGAATATAGATATGTTGATTATGACattcaagtttataaaaagCCCTCAAAATTGATCTCCCTTAAGGCCCCCTGAAAACCTTAAATCGACATTGATTAGAGTAGTTCATTGATATGATATAAAATGCTTGAGCCTTTCACAAGCCTGAAACCCGTGGGCTTATATATACTAATTCCATCATGGTGTTTAGTTGAACTTGAATGGTATCGGAGTACGTAGCCCATATAAAATGTACGTCAAAGTCCCAATTCAACACATGTTGAGAAATGCTAAAGATAAGTAAATCTTACATAATTTCTTTGATCATCATCACGGGAAGAACAAAATTACATATAGCATTGTAGGAGCACAAAGAAATTTGCACACAATTTATAGTTACTCCTATTCTCTTGGCCATTTGCATCTATAGCATTCCACCTTACTTGCAAAGTTATGTCCTCCACACCTGTTCAAGCCGATCAAAATATGCTTTATATATTAGTAGTATGGATAATTAAGAAACCATGTTGAacacaaattaaacatatataatcgaGTCCTAGTTCTATGTATCATCATAAGCGTTAGTCATCAGCAAAATATGATTAATCATTACCTATTACACATCCAATCGCCAATTTTCCCTCCTGGAAGAGTGCTAACATCATAAGCATAACT
The sequence above is drawn from the Erigeron canadensis isolate Cc75 chromosome 4, C_canadensis_v1, whole genome shotgun sequence genome and encodes:
- the LOC122598120 gene encoding zinc finger Ran-binding domain-containing protein 2 — protein: MSSGDWMCAACQHMNFKKRDSCQRCHCPKFASPDEVSSYGMNRTEVLAGDWYCATFNCGTHNYASRTACYRCGAHKDYTTMMAASTATCYGYDTAVVPGWKTGDWICNRLGCGVHNYASRMECYKCKAMREY